A stretch of the Sulfurospirillum sp. UCH001 genome encodes the following:
- a CDS encoding monovalent cation:proton antiporter-2 (CPA2) family protein: protein MDFFLFSVLVLLAVTAIMVTLSKRIGLGSILGLLIAGIIVGPHTGGFTVTSEVESLRHFTEFGVVLLLFIIGLEMQPSKLWSMRKEVFGLGSLQVIASGVVLGLYMNFFVESLAVAMLIGFTLALSSTALVMQLLQEKGKINTEHGKNAFAILLLQDLAVVPLLAVLPWLSSQEQNVDTSWVESLATVVVMFALLVAFGRYIIPKALDKVAKQRNKDAFLLLTLLSVVLAAFLMDHAGLSMALGAFLMGMFLSTSRYSFQIESSLEPFKGILMSLFFIAVGMSIDFNAIFKDPWIFSTHIVVILVLKALVVFVLVLLFGGNKSGAIKLAFLLNQSGEFGFVLFGAAKALGIIDDTLFVVGIGVISISMLVTPVLYSFGCTIANKLANLSQFSYFNTDNASMEQKVVVAGYGSTGKVIAKMLKSSGIPFMVFDINTTEVAHGRREGLPVFFGDITDMKLLNTIKLDQASMVIVSIDHSLNAIKVVKHIKENYPHIKILARALDIKAMDKLLLSGASWVIAETLESSIRTGEEALNQMGVPNDEINALLESLRKNEYELIREMTKE from the coding sequence ATGGATTTTTTCCTTTTCTCAGTGTTGGTACTGCTCGCTGTAACTGCAATTATGGTAACACTCTCAAAACGAATTGGACTTGGTTCAATTTTAGGGTTGCTGATTGCAGGTATTATAGTGGGTCCACATACAGGTGGCTTTACCGTAACGAGTGAAGTTGAATCATTACGCCATTTTACAGAATTTGGGGTTGTACTATTGCTCTTCATCATTGGGCTTGAAATGCAACCCTCTAAACTTTGGTCGATGCGAAAAGAGGTCTTTGGACTCGGATCGTTACAAGTGATCGCCTCTGGCGTTGTTCTTGGTTTGTATATGAACTTTTTTGTAGAGAGTCTAGCCGTAGCAATGCTGATTGGTTTTACACTTGCGCTTTCTTCGACAGCATTAGTCATGCAACTCTTACAAGAAAAAGGAAAAATCAACACCGAACACGGTAAAAACGCTTTTGCTATTTTGCTGCTTCAAGATTTAGCGGTTGTCCCTTTATTGGCCGTTCTTCCTTGGCTTTCATCACAAGAACAAAATGTAGATACGTCTTGGGTTGAGTCATTAGCAACCGTTGTAGTGATGTTCGCACTTTTAGTGGCGTTTGGTCGTTATATCATTCCAAAAGCACTTGATAAAGTAGCTAAACAACGCAATAAGGATGCATTTTTACTGCTAACATTGCTTAGTGTTGTTCTTGCAGCATTTTTAATGGACCATGCGGGACTTTCAATGGCACTGGGTGCTTTTTTGATGGGTATGTTTCTCTCTACCTCTCGTTATAGTTTTCAGATCGAATCAAGTCTTGAGCCTTTTAAAGGTATCTTGATGAGCCTTTTCTTTATTGCTGTTGGTATGTCGATTGATTTTAATGCAATTTTTAAAGATCCTTGGATTTTTAGCACACATATCGTAGTCATTCTTGTTTTAAAAGCACTGGTTGTTTTTGTCTTGGTGCTCCTTTTTGGTGGCAATAAAAGTGGTGCGATCAAACTTGCATTTTTGCTCAATCAAAGTGGTGAATTTGGTTTTGTTCTTTTTGGTGCGGCAAAGGCATTGGGAATTATTGACGATACACTTTTTGTTGTGGGTATTGGAGTTATCTCTATCAGTATGCTCGTAACACCTGTGTTGTATAGTTTTGGCTGTACGATCGCTAATAAACTTGCCAATCTTTCACAATTTTCGTATTTCAATACCGACAATGCAAGCATGGAACAAAAAGTTGTGGTTGCCGGTTATGGTAGTACAGGAAAAGTCATCGCTAAAATGCTCAAAAGTAGTGGTATCCCTTTTATGGTTTTTGACATTAATACAACAGAAGTGGCGCATGGGCGAAGAGAGGGATTACCTGTCTTTTTTGGCGACATCACCGATATGAAACTGCTCAATACCATCAAACTAGATCAAGCTTCGATGGTCATTGTCTCCATCGATCATAGTCTCAACGCTATCAAAGTAGTTAAACACATCAAAGAGAATTATCCGCATATTAAGATTTTAGCACGTGCTTTAGACATTAAAGCGATGGATAAATTGTTATTATCGGGTGCGAGTTGGGTTATTGCTGAAACATTGGAGAGTAGTATTCGTACAGGTGAAGAAGCTCTTAATCAAATGGGTGTACCAAATGATGAAATCAATGCATTGCTTGAATCATTACGTAAAAATGAGTATGAGCTCATTCGAGAGATGACCAAGGAGTAA
- a CDS encoding META domain-containing protein — protein sequence MNRLWIMVSVCIFAFVLVGCAASATQEKPAEVISSESVTPEANVPEKRLQEVYWKLIGVEGKAVIEDPHAREAYIILRLEGHRLQGFGGCNILLGSYELNEASSHVKFSRVASTMMACPRLRDESAFLKALEKVESYSIEEGVLLLQKEGKTVATFEAVYQP from the coding sequence ATGAATCGTTTATGGATTATGGTAAGTGTATGTATCTTTGCCTTTGTTTTGGTTGGCTGTGCGGCCTCTGCAACACAAGAAAAACCAGCTGAAGTCATTTCCTCAGAGTCAGTGACTCCTGAGGCTAATGTGCCAGAGAAGCGCTTACAAGAAGTCTATTGGAAGCTTATCGGAGTAGAGGGAAAAGCAGTGATTGAAGATCCTCATGCACGTGAGGCTTATATCATATTAAGACTTGAAGGTCATCGTTTACAAGGCTTCGGCGGATGCAATATTTTACTCGGAAGTTATGAATTAAATGAAGCTTCTTCTCACGTAAAATTTTCACGTGTGGCTTCAACGATGATGGCGTGTCCAAGACTTCGCGATGAGTCAGCGTTTTTGAAAGCTTTAGAGAAAGTAGAATCGTACAGCATTGAAGAGGGTGTTTTACTGCTTCAAAAAGAGGGCAAAACTGTAGCAACATTTGAGGCGGTATATCAGCCTTAA
- a CDS encoding histidine kinase dimerization/phospho-acceptor domain-containing protein: MQIKIKLLLWFLAIQTLILASFNYALYLNIEHHLTEKFYATHQTHELVEHFLSRMWILTPFIVLLSSIGGYVLITKYFQPIQHMLKEIQAITPKDLSKRIKQRPFNDEINHLAIAFNEMLERLEKAFCGVKEFNTNASHELRTPLTIMRGEIEIALRKERSNEEYQTILQTQLEEIKTLQKLMEDLLFLAEYDLLETQNELEDLGTHTKTLLEIKKAFCTKNAAT; this comes from the coding sequence ATGCAAATTAAAATTAAACTGTTGTTGTGGTTTCTTGCGATTCAAACACTCATCTTGGCAAGTTTTAATTACGCACTCTATCTTAATATAGAACACCACCTCACTGAAAAATTTTATGCAACCCATCAAACCCATGAGCTGGTTGAGCATTTTTTATCAAGAATGTGGATACTAACCCCATTTATCGTGCTACTTTCAAGCATTGGCGGTTATGTTTTGATTACAAAGTACTTTCAACCCATTCAACATATGCTCAAAGAGATTCAAGCGATTACGCCAAAAGACCTTTCAAAGCGCATTAAACAACGTCCTTTCAATGATGAAATCAACCATTTAGCTATCGCGTTTAATGAAATGTTAGAACGGCTTGAAAAAGCTTTTTGTGGGGTTAAAGAGTTTAATACCAATGCATCCCATGAACTGCGTACACCACTGACCATTATGCGAGGAGAAATAGAGATAGCCTTGCGTAAAGAACGCTCAAATGAAGAGTATCAAACGATTTTACAAACACAACTTGAAGAGATTAAAACACTTCAAAAATTGATGGAAGACTTACTTTTTTTAGCAGAATACGATCTACTAGAAACACAAAATGAACTTGAAGATTTAGGGACACATACAAAAACCCTTCTTGAAATCAAAAAGGCTTTTTGTACGAAGAATGCAGCGACTTAA
- a CDS encoding metallophosphoesterase, whose amino-acid sequence MFEKAYEKLTIKRVLVGIDNLPASFENFTIVHLSDVHINAKTPLHALETLVAKINTFDIDMIALTGDLFDASLFKIRTHLEILKQLKHPVYFVSGNHDLTFARKRLFDEVKKLGFILLDNQLITLERDGEHLHLLGLSDAFSRYFGLERHEKALFSKLTPHVPSILLAHQPKDIRFAKEFSIDLQLSGHTHGGQIYPFGYIVRLFQPYIKGLHKNGKTQIYVNTGYGSWGFNFRFCAPSEIAIIKLIKEIHAN is encoded by the coding sequence ATGTTTGAAAAAGCGTATGAGAAACTCACTATTAAAAGAGTACTCGTAGGCATAGACAACTTGCCTGCTTCGTTTGAAAACTTTACCATAGTGCATTTAAGCGATGTGCATATTAATGCGAAAACGCCTCTTCACGCACTTGAAACATTGGTAGCGAAGATCAACACATTTGATATCGACATGATCGCTCTAACGGGCGATCTCTTTGATGCTTCACTTTTTAAAATTCGCACCCACCTAGAAATTTTAAAGCAATTAAAACATCCTGTTTATTTTGTCAGTGGCAACCATGACCTTACGTTTGCACGAAAACGTCTTTTTGATGAAGTGAAAAAACTGGGTTTTATACTCCTTGATAACCAGCTCATTACACTTGAAAGAGATGGTGAGCATTTACACCTTTTGGGCTTAAGTGACGCCTTTAGTCGCTACTTTGGCTTAGAGCGCCATGAAAAAGCACTTTTTTCCAAACTGACGCCACACGTTCCATCCATCCTTCTCGCACATCAACCCAAAGACATACGTTTTGCAAAAGAATTTTCCATTGACTTGCAGCTTAGTGGTCACACCCATGGTGGGCAGATATACCCTTTTGGCTATATCGTAAGACTCTTTCAGCCTTATATAAAAGGCTTGCATAAAAACGGTAAAACGCAGATTTATGTTAATACAGGGTATGGAAGCTGGGGCTTTAATTTTCGTTTTTGCGCTCCAAGTGAAATAGCTATTATCAAACTTATAAAGGAAATCCATGCAAATTAA
- a CDS encoding YceI family protein: protein MFSKITLSLLASSLLCGAMYAKELSFKEGFIQAQTEILGDSNIAPKSSHIITKLTMDETLESLNGDISFELLSLKSENEKRDEHMHETLHVKEHPSTNFKLKEVKKEADGYHILGVLTLNNQIKAIDTKAEISEQNNLVKLKGGFNIKMTEFGIEPPTLLFLSVRDEVAITYDLALAKQ, encoded by the coding sequence ATGTTCAGTAAAATTACCTTATCTCTCTTGGCTTCTTCTTTGTTATGCGGTGCTATGTATGCAAAAGAGCTTAGTTTTAAAGAAGGTTTTATACAGGCTCAAACAGAAATCTTAGGCGATAGCAACATTGCACCTAAAAGCAGTCATATCATTACTAAACTAACTATGGATGAAACACTAGAATCCCTAAATGGCGATATTTCATTCGAGTTATTGAGTCTTAAAAGCGAGAACGAAAAACGTGATGAACATATGCATGAAACGCTTCATGTTAAAGAGCATCCAAGTACCAACTTTAAGCTCAAAGAAGTTAAAAAAGAGGCAGATGGTTACCATATTTTAGGCGTATTGACCCTCAACAATCAAATCAAAGCCATTGACACAAAAGCCGAAATTTCAGAGCAAAACAACCTTGTGAAACTCAAAGGTGGTTTTAATATCAAGATGACTGAGTTTGGTATCGAGCCTCCAACATTGCTCTTTTTAAGTGTACGAGACGAAGTAGCGATTACGTATGATCTTGCATTGGCAAAGCAATAG
- a CDS encoding cbb3-type cytochrome c oxidase subunit I, which yields MEKFSSFIQKAFVIGSLFFVLGLACGFEYSLNLLGYFLPSSTLSAVNARSAHVSLMLYGFVPLMLSFLPFVLMEKENIHSEKGLEKLKIYFTLWCIFLVFMTISLLLGVHRGLVFYDFAYEFNFILAFSGVFYILALYDYIKEYKVIPLWIKVSLYLVIASPIALLVLMNPVIGQVEKTIVGPHGDNTLGMSYTLIPIFYLLIKLHAKEPFVAKYHAMWIIPLVGYIASVAHRIFIGDLSYNQEWFFQYLTLCFVPLLIKWLKDAKLTLKNSPFLVISVYSFLFVDIEGNILFIPSIRWLFHRNDLVVAHAHIAMGVGIFFMAMAVVSPYLKNLNQKAFGFFYTLGFTLMLIALSMAGLMEAGFMQADINLLWTIRMLCGLFIILVTMGFFYPEFGLNAQKIDTLKLYHLTGFLSDALGGIFLFVFAATLYPLLGFGFEGKYEYIVFAFMMTTGIIHLFGLTQPSHALLLAKISAFNRIAVSAMFLSLYLSHQLGIEGMLIAIYDLVFACVYIIFQAKLQRRLYV from the coding sequence ATGGAAAAATTCTCTAGTTTTATACAAAAAGCCTTTGTCATAGGCTCTTTATTTTTTGTGCTAGGTTTGGCATGTGGGTTTGAGTATTCACTCAATCTTTTGGGCTATTTTCTCCCCTCTTCTACACTTTCAGCGGTCAATGCTAGAAGTGCGCATGTCTCCTTGATGCTCTATGGTTTTGTGCCGTTAATGCTCTCTTTTTTACCATTTGTGTTGATGGAAAAAGAGAATATCCACAGTGAAAAAGGGCTTGAAAAGCTCAAAATATACTTTACACTTTGGTGTATCTTTTTAGTTTTTATGACCATCAGCCTTCTTTTAGGTGTTCATCGAGGACTTGTTTTTTATGATTTTGCATATGAGTTCAACTTCATCCTCGCTTTTTCAGGTGTTTTTTACATCTTAGCACTGTATGACTACATCAAAGAGTACAAAGTCATACCACTGTGGATCAAAGTCTCTTTATACCTTGTTATCGCTTCGCCTATCGCGCTTTTGGTGCTTATGAACCCTGTCATCGGGCAAGTGGAAAAAACTATCGTAGGACCTCACGGAGACAATACTCTTGGCATGAGTTATACTCTCATTCCTATCTTTTATCTGCTTATAAAACTCCATGCCAAAGAACCTTTTGTCGCAAAATACCATGCCATGTGGATTATCCCACTTGTGGGTTACATCGCTTCTGTGGCTCACCGCATTTTCATAGGTGATTTGAGCTACAACCAAGAGTGGTTTTTTCAGTACCTAACCCTTTGTTTTGTGCCATTGCTCATCAAATGGCTCAAAGATGCGAAGCTTACGCTGAAAAACAGTCCTTTTCTCGTGATTTCTGTTTACTCCTTTTTATTTGTAGACATCGAGGGAAACATCTTGTTTATCCCTTCTATTCGCTGGTTGTTTCACCGCAATGACCTTGTTGTGGCTCATGCACACATCGCTATGGGTGTTGGCATCTTCTTTATGGCAATGGCAGTTGTTTCACCGTACCTTAAAAATCTCAACCAAAAAGCGTTTGGATTCTTTTATACACTAGGTTTTACACTGATGCTTATCGCACTTTCCATGGCAGGACTTATGGAAGCGGGCTTTATGCAAGCGGACATCAACCTTTTATGGACGATTCGTATGCTGTGTGGACTCTTCATTATCCTAGTGACCATGGGCTTTTTCTACCCAGAATTTGGGCTTAATGCCCAGAAAATTGACACATTAAAGCTTTACCATCTTACAGGCTTCCTCTCAGATGCACTGGGTGGTATCTTTTTGTTTGTTTTTGCTGCAACACTTTACCCACTTTTAGGCTTTGGCTTTGAAGGAAAGTATGAGTACATCGTCTTTGCGTTTATGATGACAACGGGCATCATTCATCTCTTTGGCTTGACGCAGCCCTCACATGCGCTTTTGCTTGCGAAGATAAGTGCGTTTAACCGTATCGCGGTTTCTGCGATGTTTTTATCGCTTTATCTTTCGCATCAACTCGGCATCGAAGGTATGCTCATCGCCATTTATGACCTTGTCTTTGCGTGTGTGTATATCATCTTCCAAGCAAAATTACAAAGGAGACTTTATGTTTAG
- a CDS encoding ABC transporter ATP-binding protein, whose translation MILEAHGITHYYKNDLALDNVNFEARRGDFIAIVGESGGGKSTLLSILSSLLRPSHGELFFEGKAYTLIPDIDAFRQKEVGFIFQFHYLIGYLTILENIKLAAINKQNSAIDALLKQCGIEAIKDKYPDEISGGQRQRAAIVRALVNAPKIIFADEPTGNLDSHNSQNIYELFKMLSKSGTTIIIATHDRKVSEYADKIIEVKDGKIL comes from the coding sequence ATGATACTTGAGGCACATGGCATTACCCACTATTATAAAAACGACCTAGCCCTTGACAATGTCAACTTTGAAGCAAGACGTGGCGATTTTATCGCTATCGTAGGAGAGAGTGGTGGTGGAAAGTCCACGCTTCTTTCCATCCTCTCTTCACTACTACGCCCTAGTCATGGCGAGTTGTTTTTTGAGGGAAAAGCTTACACGCTCATTCCAGACATCGATGCATTTCGTCAAAAAGAGGTTGGGTTTATCTTTCAGTTTCATTACCTCATCGGGTACTTAACAATTTTGGAAAACATTAAACTTGCAGCTATCAACAAACAAAACAGCGCTATTGATGCACTTTTAAAACAGTGTGGTATCGAAGCTATTAAAGACAAGTACCCCGATGAGATTTCAGGAGGACAACGCCAACGTGCAGCCATTGTTAGGGCTTTGGTAAATGCTCCAAAAATCATCTTTGCGGATGAGCCAACAGGGAACCTAGACTCACACAATTCACAAAATATCTATGAACTTTTTAAAATGCTCTCTAAAAGTGGTACGACCATTATCATTGCAACGCATGACCGTAAAGTGTCCGAGTATGCAGACAAAATTATCGAGGTAAAAGATGGAAAAATTCTCTAG
- a CDS encoding FtsX-like permease family protein produces the protein MVGLFFKALNRNRFKTFLIYLSITVAITAIFMITSISRGIIGMYSTMLKSDGDIIVTQAKIADTFFSDVNIYLAEKIKNIAGVKEVYALILGASPINDLPIAAIYGVSENRFKAYRLTEGAYPKKGEVILGKNINARLHSPKFVTISNKTYTASGIFENGVGFEDGGAVLNREDASAIFNKEASILLVSMDRNFEATTIIEHINAQSSDIEAKTTHEFVDNYNQFKIIETSSNVISAVAFLMGLLGIASLISITINERRSEFGILRAIGKSSRFIMSMIVGETFVITCVGFISALLFSKALLFMIAHIEKFQGYVNGELSLETVVAVFCFSLFMALLGAFLPAYSASKIDPIILIQRGAL, from the coding sequence GTGGTTGGACTTTTTTTCAAAGCGCTAAATCGCAACCGCTTTAAAACGTTTCTCATTTATCTCAGTATCACTGTTGCGATTACGGCTATCTTTATGATAACGTCGATCTCAAGAGGTATTATCGGGATGTACTCCACGATGCTCAAAAGCGATGGAGACATCATCGTTACACAAGCTAAAATCGCCGATACTTTCTTTAGTGACGTCAACATATATCTTGCAGAGAAAATCAAAAACATTGCAGGAGTGAAAGAGGTCTATGCACTCATTTTAGGGGCTTCTCCTATCAATGACCTTCCGATTGCCGCAATTTACGGCGTAAGTGAAAACCGCTTCAAGGCGTATAGACTCACAGAAGGAGCCTACCCTAAAAAAGGCGAAGTCATTCTGGGTAAGAACATCAACGCAAGACTGCACTCTCCAAAATTTGTCACTATTTCTAACAAAACATACACTGCTTCTGGCATCTTTGAAAACGGTGTGGGCTTTGAAGATGGTGGGGCTGTGCTTAACCGAGAAGATGCTAGCGCCATCTTTAACAAAGAAGCGTCTATCTTGCTCGTGAGCATGGATAGAAACTTTGAAGCAACAACAATCATAGAGCACATCAATGCTCAAAGTTCAGACATCGAAGCCAAAACAACGCACGAGTTTGTGGACAACTACAACCAATTCAAAATCATCGAAACCTCTTCCAATGTCATTAGTGCGGTGGCGTTTTTAATGGGACTGCTAGGGATTGCTAGTCTTATCAGCATCACTATCAATGAACGACGTAGTGAGTTTGGCATTTTAAGAGCTATCGGAAAATCATCACGTTTCATTATGAGCATGATTGTCGGTGAGACATTTGTCATCACCTGTGTTGGTTTTATCTCAGCACTTTTATTCTCCAAGGCGCTTTTGTTTATGATAGCCCACATCGAGAAGTTTCAAGGGTATGTCAATGGTGAACTAAGCCTAGAGACGGTTGTTGCAGTATTTTGTTTCTCTCTCTTTATGGCGCTTCTTGGTGCATTTTTGCCTGCGTACAGTGCTTCAAAAATAGACCCGATTATTCTTATTCAAAGAGGTGCTTTATGA
- a CDS encoding 3'-5' exonuclease, with the protein MKIIVLDTETTGMLEKDRICQLSYLVLNEDFEIEEVHNDLCMPPLPISYEAMAIHHITPEMLEGEPSCVQTKAYKRLLELNSPANLMVIQNAAFDLGMLSKEGFSLKMNLIDTFRILRAYYPLDGTSFSLQYKRYQWGLYKEEEGLAKKLGITIKAHDALGDVIVLKHLFERLCEEHSMPKMILLCSEPIILSHIPYGKNKGKKFVDVAKSDRQDLHYMLNANGLDADVKASILHALEATKESVTLTIGFGKYAGKTPEEVLEIDRNYLLWMVNKMDNLNAELKEAIEKILVSYP; encoded by the coding sequence ATGAAAATCATTGTGTTAGATACTGAAACAACGGGTATGTTAGAAAAAGACCGCATTTGTCAACTGAGTTATTTGGTGCTCAATGAAGATTTTGAGATAGAAGAGGTGCATAATGATCTGTGTATGCCACCATTGCCTATCTCTTATGAGGCGATGGCGATTCACCACATTACCCCTGAAATGCTTGAAGGCGAGCCAAGTTGCGTGCAAACCAAAGCCTATAAAAGACTTTTGGAACTCAACTCCCCAGCCAATCTGATGGTCATACAAAATGCGGCGTTTGACCTTGGAATGCTCTCCAAAGAGGGGTTTTCTTTGAAGATGAATCTTATCGATACCTTTCGAATTCTAAGAGCATACTATCCGCTTGATGGTACATCGTTTAGTTTGCAATACAAACGCTACCAATGGGGACTGTATAAGGAAGAAGAGGGCTTGGCTAAAAAGCTTGGCATTACCATCAAAGCACATGACGCTCTTGGCGATGTCATCGTGCTTAAACACCTTTTTGAGCGACTCTGCGAAGAACACTCTATGCCAAAGATGATTCTTCTTTGCTCAGAACCTATCATCTTAAGTCACATTCCTTATGGTAAAAACAAAGGCAAAAAGTTTGTGGATGTTGCTAAGAGCGATCGTCAAGACTTGCACTATATGCTTAATGCCAACGGACTTGACGCGGATGTCAAAGCGTCCATACTCCACGCCCTTGAAGCTACTAAAGAGAGTGTGACTCTTACTATCGGCTTTGGCAAATATGCAGGCAAAACCCCTGAGGAAGTTTTAGAAATCGATAGAAACTATCTTTTATGGATGGTCAATAAGATGGATAACCTGAATGCTGAATTAAAAGAGGCGATAGAAAAGATTTTGGTTTCATATCCATAA
- a CDS encoding universal stress protein, giving the protein MQNLTILIATDFSEGYTALLKKAIDFAKKKQAKLHVLHVIEKTFFKKKNLDSIKEHCWNTLLSEYPTLSKEQFHCLEGNPEKIISIVAQTIDARIILIGDNRNKHPMEAIFMGSDTKAIIRESRVPVLVTKKPEYTDYETILIPTDLSNDSLEMIQHIAILFPHAYLILLHLYSVPFEFRLGMYGFNDDEISNFKEESRVGAESELNLFIRKLNIPAKKIIPIVRKDLLSSERFEDHHKDLKADLVAIHTTGQISFFAFDLLEKSTNDVLVYKITRG; this is encoded by the coding sequence ATGCAAAATTTAACTATCTTAATAGCAACAGATTTTTCAGAAGGCTATACAGCTTTACTTAAAAAAGCAATTGATTTTGCAAAAAAGAAGCAAGCCAAACTTCATGTTCTTCATGTCATTGAAAAGACTTTTTTCAAGAAAAAAAATCTTGATTCTATTAAAGAACATTGCTGGAATACATTGCTCTCAGAGTATCCTACGTTGTCAAAAGAACAATTTCATTGTCTTGAGGGCAACCCTGAAAAAATAATTTCGATTGTAGCGCAGACGATTGATGCTCGTATAATCTTGATTGGTGATAACCGCAATAAACACCCGATGGAAGCTATTTTTATGGGTTCGGACACTAAGGCAATTATTAGAGAGTCGCGTGTACCTGTTTTAGTGACAAAAAAACCTGAGTATACAGACTATGAGACGATTTTAATCCCAACAGATTTGTCAAATGACTCGTTAGAGATGATTCAGCATATTGCTATTTTATTTCCACATGCTTATTTGATTTTGCTTCATCTTTACAGTGTCCCTTTTGAGTTTAGGCTTGGAATGTATGGATTTAATGATGATGAAATATCGAATTTTAAAGAAGAGAGTCGTGTAGGTGCTGAAAGTGAGCTCAATCTTTTTATACGAAAATTGAATATACCCGCAAAAAAAATTATTCCTATCGTACGTAAAGATTTGCTCAGTTCTGAGCGCTTTGAAGACCATCATAAAGATTTAAAAGCTGACCTTGTTGCCATTCATACGACAGGGCAGATCAGTTTTTTTGCTTTCGACCTCTTAGAAAAATCCACGAATGACGTTTTAGTTTATAAAATTACACGTGGATAA